The Deinococcus aerolatus DNA window GTGGACTGGAGCGAGCCCGAGGAACGCACCCCCGAGGAGTGGAAATGGCGCCGGCTGGCCCTGAAACCTGCCCCTGCCGCAGACGCCCCGGTCCACTGGCCCGCGCCGGTGGTGGACGACACCTGCATCGACTGCCCGGTGTGCCACAACGTCTGCCCGACCGACGCCATCGACCGTGAGATAGGGGATGACGGCAGCGTTCGCCTGCTGCTGAACCTCTCGGCCTGCACCGGCTGCATGGCCTGCCTGCGGTCCTGTCCGCCGGGGGCCATCCACGAACAGACCGAATGGCTGCCCGCCGCCTTCAGTGGGCCGATCCTGCTGCGCGAGGGCGAGAGCGTGATGTAGCGCGGGCGGGGCCGCCCCTGGGCGACGGGTGCGGCCCGCTCCCGCTAGACTCGGGCCATGACTCAAAACCCAAGCAAAATCGTGATCGTGGCGGCCCGGCGCACGCCTATCGGCAGCTTCCTGGGCGGCCTGAAAGACGTGTCCGCCGCTGAACTGGGCGTGGCGGCGGCGCGGGCGGTGGCCGGGGGGCTGCCCGGCGACGACATCGCCGACGTGATCGTGGGCAACGTGCTGCAGGCGGGCGTGGGCATGAACGTGGCGCGGCAGGTGGCGCTGGGCGCGGGACTGGCCCAGCACGTGCCGGGCTTGACGGTCAACCGCGTGTGCGGCAGCGGCCTTCAGGCGGTGATCAGCGCCGCGCAGGGCCTCAGGTCGGGCGACGGCCAGCTGTATCTGGCCGGCGGCACCGAGTCGATGAGTCGCGCCCCCTACCTGCTGCCCCGCGCCCGCGAGGGCTACCGCCTGGGCCACGCGCAGATGCTCGACAGCATCCTGAGCGAGGGCCTGACCGACGTGTTTAACGACTACCACATGGGCATCACGGCGGAGAACATCGCCGCACAGTGGGGGATTACCCGCGAGGAGCAGGACGCCTTTGCGCTGGAAAGCCAGAACCGCGCCGCCGCCGCGCTGGCGGGCGGACACTTTGCCGACGAGCTGGTCCCTGTCGAGGTGCCGGGCCGGAAGGGCCCCACCACCGTCGACACCGACGAGTACCCCCGCGCCACCTCGGCGGAGGCGCTGGCCAAGTTGCGCCCGGCCTTCAAGAAGGACGGCACGGTGACGGCAGGCAACGCCAGCGGCCTGAACGACGGCGCGGCCATGCTGGCGGTGACAACCGAGGACTACGCGGCGGCCCACGGCCTGAGCGTGCTGGCCGAGCTCAGCAGCTACGCGGCCATCGGCGTCGACCCGCAGGTGATGGGCATTGGTCCGGCCAGGGCCGTGCCCATCGCGCTGGAGCGGGCCGGTCTGACCCTGGCCGAGGTGGACCTGCTGGAGCTGAACGAGGCCTTCGCCGCGCAGTCGCTGGCCGTGCTGCGCGATCTGGGCGCGGACCCGGCGCGGGTGAACATCACGGGCGGCGCGATTGCGCTGGGCCACCCCATCGGCGCTTCCGGGGCGCGGGTGCTGGTCACGCTGATTCATGCGCTGCGGCGCACGGGCAAGGAAACCGGGGTGGCCAGCCTGTGCATCGGCGGCGGCATGGGCATCGCCGTGGTGGTCCGGGCCAGGAATTAGCGTGACCACTGCCTCCGAGAAGGACCTGTTTCTGGCGATCCGCGCGGGTGACGGGCAGGCGGTGCGCGACCTGATCCGTCAGGACCGCACGCTGCTGGGGGCGGTCAGTCCCATGGGCGTGTCCCCGGTGCTGTTCGCCGCCTATTACCACCACCCCGCCATGGCCCGCGTGCTGGTGGAGGAGGGCGCGGCGCTGGACATCTTCGAGGCGGCGGCCATCGGTGAGGCGGAGCGCGTACGGGAGGTGCTGGACGCCGACGCCGCCCTGCTGAATGCGGCCAGTCCCGACGGCTTCTCACCGCTGGGCCTCGCGGCCTTTTTCGGGCAGGAGGCCGTGGCGGCGCTGCTGCTGTCACGCGGGGCCGACGTCAACACGGTCAGCCGCAACGCCATGCGGGTGGGGCCGCTGCACTCGGCGGTGGCCGGAAACCACGCCGGGCTGGTCCGCACGCTGATGGACGCCGGCGCGGACGTGAACGCCGCGCAGCAGGGCGGGTTCACCCCGCTGATGGGCGCGGCGCAGAACGGCAACGCCGAACTGGTAAGGTTGCTGCTCTCGCACGGGGCGCGGCCCGGCGACCTGACCGGGGAGGGCCGCAGCGCTGCCGAGCTGGCGCAGGAGGAGGGCCACGGCGAGGTGCTGATCCTGCTGGGCTGAGGATGCCGTGTCCGGGAGCCTCAAGAAACCGGGAAGGCTGTTCGCATCCGCTTCAGAAGGGCTGGGGACACACTGGGGCATGAGTGACGAGCGCAGAACACAGGCCCCAGACCCCAACGTGATTGGCCCCGAAACCGACGGGCGCACCGGCGCGGTGACTGGCTTTGACACGCCCGATCATAAGGATGATCACGCCGTGGTCTACACCACCACGCCGGCGGATGACCGCGTGGGCAGTGCCGACCACGGTCAGGGTGCGCCGCCGGCCACACCTTCCGCGCATGAAGTAACGGATAGGTACGATCATCTGGTCACGCGTGATGTCGAGGCCATGGAGCACACCCCTGAAAACCCCGAGTTCGCCGGGGCACAGACCGTGGAAGGCCTGGGCGGTGAAGCCCTCGACGAGGTGGTGCCCACGGCGGGCATCGGCGTTAACCCGGCGGCGGCCCTGGATCCGTACCCGCTGGTTAATCCTGACCAGAACCCCGGCTACACCCCGCCCAGCGAGGAGGTATCGCCGCACGTGCGCGAGCAGCCCGGCGACCTGCCGCCGGGGCAGTCAGAAGAACTGGCTGACGAGATCAGCGGCAACCAGCGCTAGTTCACGGCTGAGACTGAAGGGGGTGCGGGCACAGTTGGCCCGACGCCCCCTGTCTCCCTGCTACAGCGGCGAGACGTACACCATGCCGCCTTCGACCTCGGTTCTGAACAGCCGGACGGGCTTCACGGCGGGCAGGGATTTAGCCTTGCCCGTCGCCAGCTCAAACTTTGCGCCGTGCTTCTGGCAGGTGATGCGGGCCATGCTGACCTCGCCGCCCTGCAACGGGTAATCCTGGTGCGTGCAGTTGTTGCGCAGGGCGTAGAACTGGCCCTCGTGGCGCAGCACCAGCACGCTGACGCCGTCCAGCTCCACGGTGGTCTGGAAGCCCTCGGGCAGGTCGGCTTCAGGGCCAATCTGGACCCGTTCACTGTTCTGAGTGACGCTCATGGACCGAGTCTAGGGCAGGCCGCGCCCCAGACCATGCCGGAGGTTGCTTTCCGGCGGGCTTCACACCGGGTCAGCCGGACACCCGCAGTTCCGTCTCGCCTGTTCCGGCACGGTCGGCAGCGATGGCGCGTGCGACGTCTTCCGGCGAGATCGCCCCTTTCGGCGCCTGGCCCACCTGAGTCCACAACCCGGTGTCCACCGCAGGGGGCAGCACCAGCGCCACTGTCACGCCGCGCGTCTCCAGGCGGGCGATCTCGGCGGCGCGGGCCAGGGCCGCCTTGCTCGCGGCGTACTGCGAGAAGCCGCGCGCCGTGACCAGTTCCGGGCGGGCGCCCAGCAGGTAGACCCGCCCGCCCCGGTTCATGCGCCCCAGCCCGTGCTTCAGGACCCACAGCGCCCCAAAATAGTTGGCGTTCCACACCGCCCGCACCCGGCCGGGGTCCGCGTCCTTCAGCGGTTCGGGCAGGGCCGCGCCCACCGCGTAGACCAGGGTCTCCAGATTCTCCAGACCTTCGAACAGCGCCTTGACGTGGCTCTCGTAGCCCACATCGGCGACTTTGGAGGCCGCGCCCAGTTCGGCAGCCAGGGCCGAGAGCCGGGCCTCGTCGCGCCCGCTGAGGGTCAACTTTGCGCCCGCTGCGGCCAGGGCGCGGGCCGTCGCCGCGCCGATGCCGCCGGTGGCGCCCAGAATCAGGGTGTTCATGGCCGCAGTAAACGACACATCCGGCGGGCCGTCGGTACGGGTCGGTACGGACTGGGCTTCAGGCTGGCGGCAACATGCGCTCGGGGCGCACGCGGCGGTCCCGCTGGCTGGGGGTGCGGCGCATCCACCCACGCAACTCGTCGAGACCGTCTGCGCTCAGGTGGCCGGTGGGATTGCCGCCCTGCGGCCCCACCGTCCAGCCACGTTTGTTGGCCTCCTCGGGCAGACCGTGCAGGGCGTAGGTGCCCGGCGACAGGGCAGAGGCCAGATGCAGCGTCACCGCGTTCGAGAAGTATTCCTGCTCGAACCGCCGCTCCATGCGGGCCTCGCGCCCGTGGTCCGTGCCGGCGATGCCGAAAAACATGAAAAACGGCCCGATGTCCAGCGTCGGCCACCCCCGTCGCCGCCGCTGGACGTTCAGGCCCACCACTTCCGTCTCGTGCATGGGGTCATTGTGGCGCAGGCGGGCGTGCCGGACGTCCCGCCTGCGCCCCGGCAACCTGGGCCCCGGCAAGCAGCGGCCAGCTCTCCAGTGGCGCATAGAATCCGCCCGGACCCGGTTTGTGCATTAGGGTCACGGCGTCGGCAGTGAAGCCCAGCGGGTGCCCCTCCAGATCGGCGAATTCGGTTTGTGCCGCCCTCAGCACGTCCGGCAGGGCCACGCCGCGCCGCTGAAGCGCCAGCGAGAGGTGCAGCGTCAATCCCGGCCCCTCGTAGCCAAAGAAACGCACCCGGTCCTGCCGCTCCCGCAGGGCGTCCAGCAACGCCACGTGCAGGGCCACCGCCGCCGGGCTGCGGGCCTGCACGTACAGGGCCGTGCCGTTGCCGAACAGGCGCGGCCCGCCGAGGGTCGCCGGCAGCGGCGCGTGCCGGGCCACCACCGCGCGCAGGGTCTGCTGCCACTCCAGCCCCGGCGACAGACCGCTGCGGGCCTTGACGGTCAGGTGCGGCACGGCGGCGGCGTCCTGGAGGTGGTGGGCAGCGCGGAACGCCTGAAGGCGGGTGGCCAGTTCCGGCGGCGGCAGCACGGCCAGCAGGAAGGAGGCGGCCATCCTGCTGGTGGCCTAGACCGCTGGCGTCTCGGCCAGCCGGTCCAGCACGCCGGGGTCCTCCAGGGTGCTGGTGTCGCCCTCGATGGCCCGGCCTGCGGCGATCTGCCGCAGGAAGCGGCGCATGATCTTGCCACTGCGGGTCTTGGGCAGGGCGTCGGCGATGTAGATCGCGTCCGGACGGGCCAGCGCACCGATCTCGCGGGTCACATAGGCGCGCAGGGCCGCCGGGTCCACTGTCTGCTCGCCCTGCGGCAGTACAAAGGCCACCACGCACTCGCCCTTGATGTCGTCGGGCCGGCCCACCACGGCGGCCTCGGCCACGCTGGGATGGGCCACCAGCGCCGACTCGATCTCCATGGTGCCCAGCCGGTGTCCGGAGACGTTCAGCACGTCATCCACCCGGCCCATCACGGTGATGTAGCCGTCGGCGTCGCGCCGCGCGCCGTCCCCGGCGAAGTACACATGCGGAATCTCGCCCCAGTACGTTTTGCGGTAGCGCTCGTCGTCGCCGTATACGGTGCGCAGCATGCTGGGCCACGGGCGCTTGATGACCAGCAGGCCGCCGTCGTTCGGTCCCAGCTCCTCGCCCGCGCGGGTCATGATCGCAGGCTCGATGCCGTACATCGGCAGGCCCGCGCTGCCGGGCTTGGCCGGGTGTGCGCCGGGCAGGGTGGTCAGCATGATCGAGCCGGTCTCGGTCTGCCACCAGGTGTCGATCACCGGGCAGCGGTCCCCGCCGATCACGCGGGCGTACCACATCCACGCTTCCGGGTTGATCGGCTCTCCCACCGAGCCCAGCAGGCGCAGGCTGCTCAGGTCGTACTGCGCGGGAATGGCGTCGCCCTGACGCATCAGCGCGCGGATAGCGGTGGGCGCGGTGTACAGGATGGTGACCCGGTGCTTTTGCACGATGGCCCAGAAGCGGCCCCAGTCGGGGTGGTTGGGTGCGCCCTCGTACAGCATCACGGTTGCGCCGTTCAGCAGCGGGCCGTACACGCTGTAGCTGTGGCCGGTGACCCAGCCCACGTCGGCGGTGCACCAGAACACGTCGTCATCTTTCAGGTCAAACACCGTGTCGGTGGTCAGGTAGGTGCCCACCATGTAGCCGCCGGTGGTGTGCAGCACGCCCTTGGGCTTGCCGGTGCTGCCGGAGGTGTACAGCACGAACAGCGGGTGCTCGCTGTCCAGGGGCATGGCCTCGTGCTCGTCGCTCGCGGCGGCCAGCGCCTCGTGCCACCACACGTCGCGGCCCGGCTGCATGGGCGGATTCGAGCCCGCGCGGTTGACCACCAGCATATGCTCCAGGGTGGGCGTCTTCCCGGCGGCCTCATCGGCGTTGGCCTTGAGATTTACCAGCCCGCCGCGCCGCAGGCCCGCGTCGGCGGTGATCAGCAGCTTGCTGGCCGCGTCGTTCATGCGGTCGCTCAGCGCCGAGACGGAAAAGCCGCCGAACACCACGCTGTGTACCGCGCCGATGCGGGCGCAGGCCAGCATGGCAATCGCCGCCTCCGGCACCAGCGGCAGGTACAGCGTCACGCGGTCGCCCGTCTGCACGCCCAGCGCGAGCATGGCGTTGGCGGCCTGCTTGACCTCGCGCAGCAGTTCGGCATACGTGAAGGTGCGGACCTCACCGTCCTCGCCCTCCCAGACAAAGGCCCGCTTGCCGCCCAGGCCGCGTTCCACCTGACGGTCCAGCGCGTTGTAGGCGATGTTGGTCTGGCCGCCCACGAACCAGCGGGCGTGCGGCTCCTGCCAGTCCAGCACCTGTTCCCAGGGGGTCATCCAGGTCAGTTCTCCGGCCACCTCGGCCCAGAATGTATCGGGGTCGTCCAGGCTCTGACGGTAGCGGCGGTCGTACTCCTCGCGCGTGACCTGCGCCTGCGCCGCAAAGTCGGCGGGCGGCTGAATCACACGGGTCTCATGCAGCACGTTGTCGATGTGGTCGCTGGATGTGGGATGCGTCATCGGGGGGCCTCCGGTGGGGTGGGGGAGAGACGGGAACCGGGCGGGCGCGGGTGAGGCGCGGTGTGGATGGCCGCACTGTAGCGCCCGTCCCCGAACGGCGCGGCGCGTTGGACCGTTCCCGGCACAGTACTGCACCTGGTCCAGGGAGGGCGCGGCGGCATGGGCGGTTCAGGGGAGAGGGGCGGCGAAACGGCGTGTCCCGCCCTGACCTCTGCCGGACGGCGGGACACGCTGGGTGCATCAAAAAAAAGAAGGGGGGCTGGCCGCCAGGCCACGCCTCCCCATCTTTGCCAAAAAAAAAGACCCACTCACGGAGGAGCAGGTCTTTGCTGGTCGAGGCGGCGAGATTTGAACTCACGACCCCTACCACCCCAAGGTAGTGCGCTACCAGGCTGCGCTACGCCTCGATTCCCAGCCACAGAACTATAGTCGGTGAAAGGGGTCCGGTCAAGGGCGCTGCGGCGGGCTAGCGCCGCAGCTTGCGGGCCGCCTCGTCCGGGGTGATCTCGCCGCGCTCCAGGCTGCTCAGGATCTCGGCCTGCGGGTCGGCCAGTTCGGGCTCGTAACCAATCGCGCGCAGCAGCGTGTCGAAGCGGGCGCGCACGGTGGGGTAGCTCACGCCCAGCACGCGCTCGACCTCCTTGAGGTTGCCGCGCACGCGGATGTAGAGCCGCAGAAATTCCAGATTGTCCGGGGTCAGGGTGGCGAACTCGTTGAGCTCGAAGGCACCGCGCACCGTCACGCCACTGCCCGCAAACCGCAGTTCGGTGACGTGCGGCGCTTCGGTCTCATCGGGAAAGGGGAGGGGCAGGGGACGCATGGCCCGTAGTGTACGCGCCCACCACGGCCCTCAGTGTTCCGCTGCCAGCACGCCCACCACCTCGTCCTGCAGGGCGCGCAGGTTCAGGATCGGGCTGTCGGGGGGGCCGTTCATCATCAGCGCGAAGGCCAGCGGACGCCCGCTGCTGGCGGTCACGTACCCGGCCAGCGTGCTCACGCCGGGCAGCGTGCCGGTCTTGGCCCGCACGTCCAGGCCGGTGCCCAGAAAACGCCGTGCCAGCGTGCCGCCGCGCCCGTCGTGGGCCGGGACGTTCTCGCCGGTGCCACCCTGGGGCAGGGCTTCGACGAAGGCGTTCTGGCGCTGGTGGTACAGGCGGTCAGGAAAGCCCCTGCCCTGGTCCGGGGTGCCGGACAGCGGGTACGGCAGGGCGTACATCACGCGCAGCAGATCGGTCAGGGCACGCGGCGTCAGGCGGTTTTCCCGGCTCAGGCCGCTGCCGTCGGCCAGTACCACGCCGGTGAGGTTCACGCCGGTGCGGCCCAGCAGCGCCCGCTCCCGCGCCAGTGCGCCGGCGAGGGTACCGTTGCCGGCCGGCCGCAGGGCCAGCGTGGCCAGCAGTTCCTCGGCCAGCAGGTTGTCGCTGGGCCGCAGGGTGGCGGCTACCAGCGTCGCCACCGGCCCACTGCGCACGCTGGCCACGGCCTGCTCGGGGCGGCGGGCCACCGGGGTCAGCGGACCAGGGGGCAACGGCCGCCCACGTTCGTCGGTGCGCGGCGGCGGGGCATAGGGCCGGAACGGGGCCGCCTGCCCCACCTCGTCCGAGGTCACCGTGATTCCGGCGCGGCGCAACTCGGCAATCAGGGCCGCGCCCAGCCGCTGGTGGGCGGTGGCGGGAGTGGTGGGCGGCGCGTCGTGCCACTCCGCCAGACGCAGGGCCGTCATCGGTACGTCGATGGGCGCGGCCTGCCAGCTGTCTGGGTCCAGGCGGGCGTCGTCCAGCCGGACCTGACCCACGGCGCGCAGGCCGTGGGCGTGGGCCTGTTTGGCCAGGGCGCGCAGGCTGTAGCTGTCGCCCGCCGCGCTCAGGCTGGGGTCACCGCTGCCGCGTAGGGTCACGGCCTTCACGCTGGCGCGGCCCACCTGCGCGGCGGGAACGGTCAGCTCGCTGCTCCACCAGCTGGCCGCGCCGCCCCGGTCCTGCAGCACCGCCGCGCCCACCACCAGTTTGGTGGTGCTGGCGGGGATGAAGGGGGTGTCGGGCAGGCTGGTCTGCAGCACCCGGCCGGTCGTGAGGTCTTGGACCAGCACGCCCGCCCGCACGCCGGCAGGCAGGCCGCTCAGCACCCGCCGCACGCCTGCGCTGAGCGGGGGTTCCCGCTGCAGGATCAGGTCTGCGGGCGGCGCCGCCGCCTTCTGCGCCGCCGGAGACGGCGCGCCGCCCAGACACAGCAGCGCGCACAGTAGGGGCAGGAAACGCGGCATTGGGACGCAGGATAGCGGAGGACAGGCCGGGGCGGCGGTCCGGGGTGCGGCGGCCTGTTCATGTGCGCCTGCCCCGGTGGCTTAGCCTGGGGCCATGTCCCGCCCCACCCCCCAGACGCGCGCCGCGTATCCCTACCACCACCCCATCCAGACCCGCTGGGCCGACAACGACGTGTACGGCCACGTCAACAACGTGACCTACTACGCCTACTTCGACACGGCGGTGAACGCCTACCTGGCCGGTCAGGGGGCGCTGGACCTGACGGGGGGGGAGGTGATCGGGCTGGTGGTAGAAACGGGCTGCGCCTTTTTTGCCCCGGTCGCCTTTCCTGAGGCGCTGAGCGTGGGCGTGCGGGTGGCAAAGGCGGGCCGCAGCAGCGTGCGGTACGAACTGGCGGTGTTTCAGGACGGGGTGGCAGCGGCAGCGGCGCAGGGCCACTTCGTGCATGTTTACGTTGGGCGCGACTCGCGCCGCCCGGTCGATCTGCCTGCCGCGTTGCGGGCGGCGCTGGCCCCGCTGATGACAGGTTGAGTCATGGTGGCGGTGGCCCCGCGCCGACTCCAGACGCCAGCCCATGACTGCGGAGTGGGAAGGGCTGACCGAGACAGTGTGACGCATCAACGCCGGGGGCCGGACGCTAGACGACGTGAGACGGGGCGTCCGGCACCGGTTGCTCCAGGCTGTGGGCCAGAAGAGCCGTGGTCTTCAGCGCGTTCTGCGGGTGGCCCAGCCAGAAGCCCTGGGCATGGTCACAGCCCAGGGCCAGGGCGGCCTGCCACTGCGCGCGGGTCTCGACCCCCTCGGCCATCACGCCCAGGCCCAGCGCCCCCGCCAGCGCGGTGATGGCCTGCACCCCCCGACGGGCCTGTGTCTGCACCGCTGCCGGACCGTCCAGCGCCCCGATTATGCTGCGGTCGATCTTGAGGACACCCACCGGAAGCTGGAGCAGCGGCGCCAGGGCTGAATCCCGCGCCCCGAAGCCGCACAGGGCCCACCGGACGCCCCGTTCCCGGACCTGACCCATCACGGCGGCGGCCTGGGCCTCCTGCCCGGCCAGCAGGGCCGCGTCGATCTCGAAGTCCAGGGCCGCGCCGCTCAGGGCGTGTCGGGCCAGCGCGGCGTCGACCGTGTCCACAAAGTCCGCGTGCGCGAACTGGGCCGGCGACAGGTTCACGGCCACGCGCAGCCCGCTGTGGCCTGCTGCGTGCCAGCGCGAGAGCTGCCCGCAGGCCTCGTTCAGCGCCCAGCGGTCCAGTGCCCCGTCCAGACCGGTCCCGTGCGCTGCCGGCAGAAAATGACCGGGGAAGAGCAGGCCCAGTGCGGGGCTGTCCCAGCGCAGCAGCGCCTCCAGGGCGGTGATCTGCCGCGCGAGGCCGTAGATGGGCTGGTAATGCAGGCTGAACTCGCCGCGTTCCAGCGCGCCGGGCAGCTGGTTTTCCACTTCGGCCTGCAGGCGGGCGGCCCGGTCCGCGGGGGGCATGAAGACGCGCGCCGCCCCCTTGCCGGCCCGTTTGGCCTCGTACATGGCGACGTCGGCGTGCATGTACAGGCTCTCGGCGTCCCGGCCGCTGTCCGGGTACACGCTGACTCCCACCGACGCGCTGACCCGTACCGGACGGTCTCCCAGGTCAAAGGGGGCGGCGAACAGCTCCAGCACCTGCTGGGCCCGGCTTTCCGGAGGCTGTGGGGTCAACACCATGAACTCGTCGCCGCCCAGCCGGGCAGTGAATTCGCCGGGTTGCAGGGAGCCGCGCAGGCGGGCGGCCACCCGGATCAACAGCTGGTCCCCCACGGTGTGTCCCAGCGTGTCGTTGACGGTCTTGAAGCCGTCCAGATCGAGAAACAGCACCGCCAGGGACGCGGGCTCCTCTCCCGGCAGTGCGGGCTGGGTCTGGCGGTCTACCGCCTCGCCCAGGGCAATCAGGAACCCGGCGCGGTTGGGCAGGCCGGTCAACTGGTCATGGTGGGCCTGCCACGCCAGTTCGCGGGCGTGGGCCTCCAGCTGGGCGTGGCCCTGCTCGACCTCGGCGGTGCGGGCGGCCACCCGGCTTTCCAGGCTGGCGTTCAGGGCGGCCAGCTGCGCGGTCAGCGCGGTGTTGTCGCGCAGCGCCACAATCTGCCGCATGGCGACCAGCAGCGTCACGGCGGCGGTCCCCCACAGCGTGCCGTGGGCGGCCAGCGTGTTCTCGTCCTGGCTGTGCAGACTCAGGGCAAAGCAGACGGCAAGGCCCAGGTACGGGGCCGCCGCGTACAGCGGACGGGTAAGGCGGGTGGTGATCTGCGTGACGGTGGTCAGTGGGCGGCTGGCTGGGGTGCCCCGGCGCGAGTTCCAGGCGGCCACAGCAAACAGCAGGGCGCCGGCCGTCCACAGCAGGTCCACAGGCAGGCCCAGCGTGAAGTCGCCGTTGGCATCCATGAACAGATAGACCGTGTTGCCAGCGATAAAGGCGGCAAGGCCCAGCGCCAGCATCCCGCCTTCCAGCGGGAAACGGTCGTCGCGTCTGATAACGGTCAGCAGCAGGCCCAGGGCGCAGAGGTCGAGGACCGGGTACATCAGATTGACGAGCTTGCTGGCCAGGCCTGCCTCGGTGGCGCCCAGCATCAGGGCCAGTGCGCCGTACCACAGCGCCACCCCCAGTGCCCCCACCACAATGCCAGTGTCCAGTGTCAGTCGCCACGCCTCGGCCCGCCGCAGCGGCTGGTGCGGCAGTGCCAGAATGCCCAGCATGAACAGCACGTAGAACGCCAGGTAAGCCGCGTCCAGCACGGAGGGTGTGACCACCGTTCCGGCCCGCGCCTCCACCAGCGCGTACCCCGTGTCCGCCAGGGCGTAGACGCCAACCGCTAGGGCAATCCAGCGCCAGGCCGGCGCACTGGCCCGGCGCTTGCGGGCCGCCAGCGCACAGGTCAGCGCGGCTGCGTACAGGACGCCGAGTGAGAAGGACGTTCCTGGCCAGTTCAGGCCCTCTCCACGCAGGTCCAGCACCGTCCAGAGCAGGTGGGCCAGCGCAAAACCCACGGTCAGCAGCAGGGAGAGGTTCAGGACCCGGCGCGTTCCCGGTGTGGTTTCATTCGCCACTTCACCCGTCAAGTCCGCTCCTCACGGCGCTCCCACCCGGCCATGACTCGGCCATGTGGGCCGTCGTGGCCAGAAAAGGGGAGGCCTGGGCATGAAACGGATTCTAGAACGGGCCATATCACCGTTTTCTTGTTGATCTCTTGCCGAACGAGGCTTTCTTCACCTCCACGCTGCCAGACCTCGTCGTGCCCGGCGTTTCGCTGCGGCCCCGGCAGCAATCCATACCCCTGTTTCGCGGCGGCCTGCCCCGTATCATGGGCCCAATGGACGCCATCCAACCCTACCTTCCCCTGATCTTCAATGTGCTGCGCGGGCTGGCGGTGGTGGGCTTGGTGCACGCCATCATGACCCGTCAGCCGATGTTCTGGATGTTCCTGCTGGGCTTCGGGGCGTTGCTGGGCAGTATTTTTGGCATGCTGGGCGCCCTGGCCTACACTTTCCTGGTGCTGATTCCATCGCTGCGTGGCAGCGGGCGGGTGGCCGGGCAGGCCGTGTCGCGCGGCGTGGAGGCCCTTAAGCCGCTGGAGACCCGCATCCGCGAGGCGGGTGAGCGGCTCTCGGAGAGCGATACGCTGGCCAACCGGGCAGGGCTGGCGGGGCTGCTGGCCCGCGCCGGTCGCAACGAGGACGCACAGGCCACCCTCGATCCGCTGCTGCGCGGCATCTACGCCGACGATCCGGTAGTGCTGCTCACCAGCGCCGAGCTTGATCTGGCCCGTGGCAACCCGGCCGAGGCCGAGAAGCGCCTGAACGCCGTGGACCTCAAGACCAGCGCCGCCACCCGCACCCGCGCCCTGACCCTGCAGGCCCAGGCCCAGGAGGCCCAGGGCAAGGCGCAGGCCGACGCCACCTACCGCGAGGCCATGACCGCCACCACCACCGAGGAACCGCGCGCCCGCTACGCCGCGTATCTGGTGGCGCAGGGCCGCGCCGCCGAGGCGCAGACGGTGCTGGCGGCCATCGCCAAGACCGAGAGCCGCGCCACCCCGCTGTACCGCCGCCAGGAACGCGAGTGGTTTGATCTGGCCTCGGGGTTGAGGCGTGAGCTGAAGTAAACCCCCGCCTGGGCTGGGCGGCGGTGTGTTTGCTGGCCCGGTCCTGCACGCGACTGACCCTAGAGGCTGGCCTCACCACGCACGTCGTTGCGGGGCCGTGGGCCGCGCTGTCTATAGCTGCTAATTGTTCTGCCCAGGGAAGCAGCCAGAGTAGCGGGCCGCCGGTCCCGGTCTCAAAGGGCTGATGGGAGGGCAGTGGCGACTGCAGGGTGAGCCGATAGGCCATTTTTATAACCTGGACGATATTGACTCGTGGTTTTCTACCCGGATAGAATGTCCGGATGAGCGATGAACCAACACTGACCGTTTTTCAAGGCCACGAACGCCTGATGACCGCCCC harbors:
- a CDS encoding putative bifunctional diguanylate cyclase/phosphodiesterase, producing the protein MTGEVANETTPGTRRVLNLSLLLTVGFALAHLLWTVLDLRGEGLNWPGTSFSLGVLYAAALTCALAARKRRASAPAWRWIALAVGVYALADTGYALVEARAGTVVTPSVLDAAYLAFYVLFMLGILALPHQPLRRAEAWRLTLDTGIVVGALGVALWYGALALMLGATEAGLASKLVNLMYPVLDLCALGLLLTVIRRDDRFPLEGGMLALGLAAFIAGNTVYLFMDANGDFTLGLPVDLLWTAGALLFAVAAWNSRRGTPASRPLTTVTQITTRLTRPLYAAAPYLGLAVCFALSLHSQDENTLAAHGTLWGTAAVTLLVAMRQIVALRDNTALTAQLAALNASLESRVAARTAEVEQGHAQLEAHARELAWQAHHDQLTGLPNRAGFLIALGEAVDRQTQPALPGEEPASLAVLFLDLDGFKTVNDTLGHTVGDQLLIRVAARLRGSLQPGEFTARLGGDEFMVLTPQPPESRAQQVLELFAAPFDLGDRPVRVSASVGVSVYPDSGRDAESLYMHADVAMYEAKRAGKGAARVFMPPADRAARLQAEVENQLPGALERGEFSLHYQPIYGLARQITALEALLRWDSPALGLLFPGHFLPAAHGTGLDGALDRWALNEACGQLSRWHAAGHSGLRVAVNLSPAQFAHADFVDTVDAALARHALSGAALDFEIDAALLAGQEAQAAAVMGQVRERGVRWALCGFGARDSALAPLLQLPVGVLKIDRSIIGALDGPAAVQTQARRGVQAITALAGALGLGVMAEGVETRAQWQAALALGCDHAQGFWLGHPQNALKTTALLAHSLEQPVPDAPSHVV
- a CDS encoding acyl-CoA thioesterase produces the protein MSRPTPQTRAAYPYHHPIQTRWADNDVYGHVNNVTYYAYFDTAVNAYLAGQGALDLTGGEVIGLVVETGCAFFAPVAFPEALSVGVRVAKAGRSSVRYELAVFQDGVAAAAAQGHFVHVYVGRDSRRPVDLPAALRAALAPLMTG
- a CDS encoding D-alanyl-D-alanine carboxypeptidase/D-alanyl-D-alanine-endopeptidase — encoded protein: MPRFLPLLCALLCLGGAPSPAAQKAAAPPADLILQREPPLSAGVRRVLSGLPAGVRAGVLVQDLTTGRVLQTSLPDTPFIPASTTKLVVGAAVLQDRGGAASWWSSELTVPAAQVGRASVKAVTLRGSGDPSLSAAGDSYSLRALAKQAHAHGLRAVGQVRLDDARLDPDSWQAAPIDVPMTALRLAEWHDAPPTTPATAHQRLGAALIAELRRAGITVTSDEVGQAAPFRPYAPPPRTDERGRPLPPGPLTPVARRPEQAVASVRSGPVATLVAATLRPSDNLLAEELLATLALRPAGNGTLAGALARERALLGRTGVNLTGVVLADGSGLSRENRLTPRALTDLLRVMYALPYPLSGTPDQGRGFPDRLYHQRQNAFVEALPQGGTGENVPAHDGRGGTLARRFLGTGLDVRAKTGTLPGVSTLAGYVTASSGRPLAFALMMNGPPDSPILNLRALQDEVVGVLAAEH